A DNA window from uncultured Methanoregula sp. contains the following coding sequences:
- a CDS encoding methyl-accepting chemotaxis protein, translating to MVDIKSYEMIFEQTPLALLLIDRQYRNILTNKEFSRMTGVSRDVILSMKLTDFKDRGIFKYLKDSGETFEQAVASRRTVHGQSTMETPAGKIEVLRTIIPLLDEKGEVEYVYISYNDITKMTKVHDYMAHEVDELARIYAIMASGDLTPRYKLTDPDADTKENYDILVKLRDAVRGIIVSLENNIADVNTRMQNLTTTSDSATRSVEDASKSVNQIAKNAGVVSDNAQKATNGIEQMAKAMQDMSAAVEEITSSMESVSSQANNANTSAKTGAVLAENVNKDMTEITNSTNNVYGIVKDIEKQMNDIGKIIVLIRDLASQTNLLALNAAIEAARAGEHGRGFAVVASEVKSLAQESRSSAEKIEDMITQLNLATKKATDAMELSKTLVSKGFSESAQALDAFRTIQKAAETVANSASEVAAASEEQAATTEEITASVAEVAHLIEQTAKEAGDAAAATEESAAAIDEIARMVTTVNEVAVGAMEANRKFKVD from the coding sequence ATGGTAGACATTAAGAGTTATGAAATGATATTTGAACAGACACCGCTTGCTCTGTTACTCATTGACCGGCAATACCGGAACATTCTGACCAACAAGGAATTCTCCCGGATGACCGGGGTCTCCCGGGACGTAATCCTCTCCATGAAACTGACCGATTTCAAGGACCGGGGGATTTTTAAATATCTGAAGGATTCGGGAGAGACTTTCGAGCAGGCAGTGGCAAGCAGGCGCACGGTTCACGGACAGTCCACCATGGAAACACCGGCCGGCAAAATAGAAGTGCTGCGGACCATCATCCCCCTGCTCGACGAGAAGGGAGAAGTCGAATACGTTTATATTTCCTATAACGATATCACGAAGATGACCAAGGTTCACGACTATATGGCACACGAAGTCGATGAGCTGGCCAGGATCTACGCAATCATGGCAAGCGGGGACCTGACGCCCCGGTACAAGCTCACCGACCCGGATGCGGACACCAAAGAGAATTACGATATCCTGGTAAAACTCCGGGATGCCGTCCGGGGCATCATTGTCAGCCTTGAAAACAATATTGCGGATGTCAACACGCGGATGCAGAACCTGACAACAACATCCGACAGTGCAACCCGCAGCGTGGAAGACGCTTCAAAAAGCGTGAACCAGATTGCAAAGAATGCCGGCGTTGTCTCCGACAATGCACAGAAAGCAACGAACGGGATCGAGCAGATGGCAAAAGCCATGCAGGACATGAGCGCGGCTGTTGAAGAGATCACGTCGAGCATGGAGAGCGTCTCGTCCCAGGCCAATAATGCCAACACGTCTGCAAAGACAGGCGCGGTACTTGCCGAGAATGTCAACAAAGACATGACAGAGATCACGAACTCGACGAACAATGTGTATGGCATTGTCAAGGACATCGAGAAACAGATGAACGATATCGGCAAGATCATCGTGCTCATCCGCGACCTTGCCAGCCAGACCAACCTGCTTGCCCTGAACGCTGCCATCGAAGCGGCCCGGGCCGGCGAACATGGAAGGGGCTTTGCAGTTGTCGCATCCGAAGTCAAATCCCTGGCCCAGGAGTCGCGCTCAAGTGCTGAAAAGATCGAGGACATGATCACCCAGCTCAATCTTGCAACCAAGAAGGCAACCGATGCCATGGAATTATCAAAAACCCTTGTCAGCAAAGGATTTTCCGAATCAGCCCAGGCTCTCGATGCGTTCAGGACAATCCAGAAAGCAGCGGAGACCGTGGCCAACAGCGCCTCCGAAGTTGCTGCAGCATCCGAGGAACAGGCCGCAACCACAGAAGAGATCACGGCAAGTGTAGCCGAGGTTGCGCATCTCATCGAACAGACCGCAAAAGAGGCCGGCGATGCAGCTGCCGCAACGGAAGAGTCGGCTGCCGCAATCGACGAGATCGCCCGCATGGTCACCACCGTGAACGAAGTTGCGGTTGGTGCGATGGAAGCGAACCGGAAATTCAAGGTGGATTGA
- a CDS encoding chemotaxis protein CheW encodes MSAKASEPVAAINNPAAAHKEQEPASIQVVEFVLGNEHFAIDLFDVKEVVEYTTITKLPNVPAHVRGIIDLRGEITMIIDLKHRLNITEESTKSIEASRIIVLDDKIATSKIGILVDDVTSVSTFEGTQVDYTSTSINQDDSAIIGIIKRKVKIKDKEKNELIIWIGLRQLLTDVESPA; translated from the coding sequence ATGAGTGCCAAGGCAAGCGAACCGGTTGCAGCCATAAACAATCCCGCTGCCGCCCACAAGGAACAGGAACCGGCTTCGATCCAGGTTGTGGAGTTCGTTCTCGGGAATGAACATTTCGCCATCGACCTGTTCGATGTCAAGGAAGTGGTAGAGTATACCACGATCACAAAACTCCCCAATGTCCCGGCTCATGTCCGGGGGATCATCGATCTCCGGGGCGAGATCACGATGATCATCGACCTCAAGCACCGGCTGAATATCACTGAGGAGAGCACCAAATCGATCGAAGCTTCGAGAATAATTGTTCTCGATGACAAGATCGCCACATCAAAGATCGGTATTCTTGTCGATGACGTAACCTCAGTCTCGACATTTGAGGGAACCCAGGTGGATTACACATCAACGTCTATCAACCAGGACGACAGTGCCATCATCGGCATCATCAAACGCAAGGTAAAAATAAAGGATAAGGAGAAGAACGAACTGATCATCTGGATCGGACTCCGGCAGCTCCTGACCGACGTCGAATCGCCGGCATGA
- a CDS encoding SWIM zinc finger family protein produces MSDLFERLAGRKDLDCALRQEIEQEYGSRGKKALAILDAKKVKKYHDFFVVDGRSDPYIVDEDFCTCGDFLYRGRPCSHLLAVRIARATGVYETIDSWYLDEFNDPGKQRPQ; encoded by the coding sequence ATGAGCGATCTCTTTGAACGCCTTGCCGGCAGAAAAGATCTGGATTGTGCCCTGCGACAGGAAATCGAACAGGAGTACGGTTCACGGGGAAAGAAGGCCCTCGCAATTCTCGATGCAAAAAAGGTAAAAAAATACCATGACTTTTTTGTCGTCGACGGGAGGTCCGATCCGTATATCGTTGACGAGGATTTCTGTACCTGCGGTGATTTCCTGTACCGTGGCCGGCCCTGCTCGCATCTCCTTGCCGTGCGGATTGCCCGGGCAACCGGTGTTTACGAAACCATCGATTCCTGGTATCTGGATGAGTTCAACGATCCTGGCAAACAAAGACCGCAATAG
- a CDS encoding Nif3-like dinuclear metal center hexameric protein has product MDVRTFIVDMERLAPPELAEDFDAGKIGLVVEGRNILKTICCALDATPAVVKKAITARADMLVVHHTPLWTPITSLTGATSSLMRDVLSNNLNIYVMHTNFDRASCGVNDCLSDLLSLTNTEPMTLGLTGDCALSVEEIARRIGGPVRVWGKIKSPRRLALVGGSGFDLPFMREAQALGADAFLSAELKHSVYRSAPIPCIEATHYALEAPAMERLARNSGWKFIADPPVISVIS; this is encoded by the coding sequence ATGGATGTGCGAACCTTCATTGTGGATATGGAGCGCCTGGCCCCGCCCGAGCTTGCCGAGGATTTTGATGCAGGAAAAATCGGCCTTGTCGTGGAAGGAAGAAATATTCTTAAAACAATCTGCTGCGCTCTTGACGCCACTCCGGCTGTAGTAAAAAAAGCAATAACTGCCCGTGCTGATATGCTGGTGGTCCACCACACCCCGCTCTGGACTCCCATAACCTCGCTGACCGGTGCAACATCGTCCCTGATGCGCGATGTACTCTCGAACAACCTGAATATCTATGTCATGCATACGAATTTCGACCGGGCGTCGTGTGGCGTGAATGACTGTCTTTCAGATCTCCTCTCCCTCACCAATACCGAACCCATGACCCTTGGACTGACCGGTGACTGTGCCCTCTCGGTCGAAGAGATCGCCCGCCGCATAGGAGGGCCGGTCCGGGTCTGGGGGAAGATCAAAAGCCCCCGGCGTCTTGCTCTTGTGGGCGGGAGCGGTTTTGATCTCCCCTTCATGAGAGAAGCACAAGCCCTGGGTGCGGATGCATTCCTGTCCGCGGAACTGAAACACTCGGTGTACCGCTCCGCCCCCATCCCCTGCATCGAAGCCACGCATTATGCCCTGGAGGCCCCGGCCATGGAGCGCCTGGCCCGGAACAGCGGCTGGAAATTTATCGCTGATCCGCCGGTCATTTCTGTTATCTCATGA
- a CDS encoding homocysteine biosynthesis protein, with product MHKSIEQINERIRDGSARVVTAEEMPAIVAELGEKGALKEVDVVTTGTFGAMCSSGVFLNFGHAEPPIRMERIWLNNVEAYGGLAAVDTYIGATQQSDTLEEEYGGAHVIEDLVAGKSVELRASSRGTDCYPRRTITTDLELQNLNQAIMCNPRNAYQRYNAATNTTDRVLHTYMGMLLPGSGNITYSGAGVLNPLSNDPKLRLIGSGVPIFLCGAPGMVVGEGTQHSPAGGFGTLMVTGDLKQMSQDYLRAATMTGYGVTLYVGLGIPLPVLDLEVVRATAVRDEDISVDILDYGAPSRSRPVIRKATYAELRSGSVEINGEEIRTSSLSSFRKARQVAAELKGWVEKGTLQLSLPTRPIDPKKSSRPMHQTTKGPRVLDIMDKSVITIGESEEIRTAAKKLLKGETNHLPVVNSNGVLVGIITTFDVSKAVANPGKAHLVKDIMKTKVITTSADEAVDIAVQKLEQYNISALPVVDADHRVIAILTAMNLGKLFGGRWLK from the coding sequence ATGCACAAGTCCATCGAGCAGATCAATGAACGCATCAGGGACGGCAGCGCCCGGGTGGTAACCGCTGAGGAGATGCCAGCGATCGTTGCCGAACTGGGTGAGAAAGGGGCGTTAAAGGAAGTGGATGTTGTTACAACCGGCACATTCGGCGCCATGTGTTCGTCCGGCGTGTTCCTCAACTTCGGCCATGCCGAACCTCCCATCCGTATGGAGCGGATCTGGCTCAATAATGTCGAGGCCTATGGTGGACTTGCAGCCGTCGACACCTATATCGGGGCAACCCAGCAGTCCGATACCCTTGAAGAGGAGTACGGCGGAGCGCATGTCATCGAAGACCTGGTTGCAGGAAAAAGCGTGGAGCTCCGGGCAAGCTCGCGGGGAACCGATTGTTACCCGAGAAGGACGATCACGACCGATCTCGAACTCCAGAACCTGAACCAGGCGATCATGTGCAACCCGAGGAATGCTTACCAGCGCTACAATGCCGCCACCAATACAACAGACCGGGTTCTCCACACCTACATGGGGATGCTGCTTCCCGGCTCCGGCAATATTACCTATTCCGGTGCAGGTGTCCTCAACCCGCTCTCCAATGATCCAAAACTCAGGCTCATCGGCAGCGGGGTTCCCATCTTCCTCTGCGGAGCGCCGGGCATGGTTGTCGGGGAAGGTACCCAGCATTCCCCGGCCGGGGGCTTTGGGACCCTGATGGTTACAGGAGATCTCAAGCAGATGTCCCAGGACTACCTGCGGGCGGCAACCATGACCGGCTATGGCGTCACCCTTTACGTTGGTCTCGGCATCCCCCTGCCGGTACTGGATCTCGAAGTTGTCCGGGCAACCGCGGTCCGGGACGAGGACATCAGCGTTGACATTCTGGATTATGGTGCACCGAGCCGGTCCCGCCCGGTCATAAGGAAAGCAACCTATGCTGAACTCCGTTCAGGATCTGTGGAGATCAATGGCGAAGAGATCCGGACCTCCTCGCTCTCCAGCTTCCGGAAAGCCCGACAGGTAGCTGCAGAGCTCAAAGGCTGGGTCGAGAAGGGAACCCTGCAGTTGTCCCTGCCCACGCGGCCAATCGATCCGAAAAAATCCTCACGGCCCATGCACCAGACCACCAAAGGTCCCCGGGTGCTCGACATCATGGACAAGAGCGTGATAACGATCGGGGAATCCGAAGAGATCCGCACGGCAGCAAAAAAACTTCTCAAGGGTGAGACCAACCACCTGCCGGTGGTCAACAGCAACGGGGTCCTTGTCGGGATCATCACCACTTTCGATGTCTCAAAAGCTGTTGCAAATCCCGGTAAAGCACATCTCGTGAAAGATATCATGAAGACAAAAGTTATCACAACTTCTGCCGATGAGGCTGTGGATATCGCGGTCCAGAAACTGGAGCAGTACAATATCAGCGCCCTGCCGGTAGTTGATGCAGATCACCGGGTGATTGCCATCCTCACGGCCATGAATCTGGGCAAGCTCTTTGGCGGGAGGTGGCTGAAATGA
- a CDS encoding 4Fe-4S binding protein translates to MKLLVTFSRGKGRRPIIAQVVRDTGVLINVERAVIDSSEGEALIDVPDDQCKLVRDTMSDLGAHVRILEHGINHNESECVDCGACISICPREVFSFDPEWKLKIDEERCILCGKCVEACPHRALTLPL, encoded by the coding sequence ATGAAGCTCCTCGTCACTTTTTCCCGGGGCAAAGGCCGTAGGCCGATCATCGCTCAGGTTGTCCGCGATACTGGCGTCCTCATCAATGTCGAGCGGGCAGTCATCGACTCTTCCGAAGGGGAAGCGCTCATCGATGTCCCGGATGACCAGTGCAAGCTTGTCCGGGATACCATGTCGGATCTCGGGGCACATGTCCGGATTCTCGAGCATGGCATCAACCACAACGAGAGCGAGTGCGTGGATTGTGGGGCCTGCATCAGCATCTGCCCGCGGGAAGTCTTCTCGTTCGATCCAGAATGGAAACTGAAGATCGATGAAGAGCGGTGCATCCTCTGCGGCAAATGCGTTGAGGCCTGCCCGCACCGGGCGCTTACCCTGCCATTATGA
- a CDS encoding UPF0280 family protein: MIRVPFHFRETFATILADDPAHVAAAKAGILAARQDLEAFIARDPFFASTFDPYEPDSDIVIIRRMAEAARKAGVGPMAAVAGAIAWAGVESMRDAGARFGVIDNGGDIALVSDRPVRVGVHAGASPLSNHIAFVVPPTEGIFGICTSSATVGPSISFGMADAVTIFAQDVALADAWATAVCNQLRPEDHSVLECLDPGEVNGVFAIMGEQVVRWGNLPPLYNAEVDEQLISAGDRL; the protein is encoded by the coding sequence ATGATCCGGGTGCCGTTCCATTTCCGCGAAACATTTGCAACGATCCTTGCGGACGATCCGGCTCATGTTGCAGCAGCGAAAGCCGGTATCCTTGCTGCCCGGCAGGACCTGGAGGCATTCATCGCCCGCGATCCCTTTTTTGCATCAACGTTCGATCCGTACGAACCGGATTCGGATATCGTAATCATCAGGAGAATGGCAGAGGCTGCAAGGAAAGCCGGTGTCGGCCCGATGGCGGCAGTAGCCGGGGCCATTGCATGGGCCGGTGTTGAATCCATGCGGGACGCGGGGGCTCGTTTCGGCGTAATCGATAACGGGGGAGATATTGCTCTTGTCTCGGATCGCCCGGTCCGGGTCGGCGTCCATGCCGGGGCATCTCCGCTCTCCAATCATATCGCATTCGTCGTCCCCCCCACAGAAGGAATTTTTGGCATCTGCACATCCTCGGCAACGGTCGGGCCTTCAATCTCGTTCGGAATGGCTGATGCCGTGACCATTTTCGCGCAGGATGTTGCGCTTGCCGATGCCTGGGCAACGGCGGTCTGCAACCAGCTCCGGCCGGAGGATCATTCGGTTCTTGAATGCCTGGATCCCGGTGAGGTGAACGGGGTGTTTGCCATCATGGGCGAACAGGTTGTCCGCTGGGGAAATCTTCCGCCGCTGTACAACGCGGAGGTGGATGAGCAGCTGATAAGTGCCGGGGACCGGCTCTGA
- a CDS encoding thioredoxin family protein, with amino-acid sequence MAENPEGKNIQLLSEKDAGSTAQQDRPATVPDEADDRTWERIVEKSKNPVAVMFYSPACSFCHQMDPYFAKYAGDYNNSVLFVRLNIQSDPWTAERYGVRSIPTFKFFCEGKPVQEIVGAVHPALLKKMIDDVLLHGKECAKNSTRIDYDITGYG; translated from the coding sequence ATGGCAGAAAACCCGGAGGGAAAAAATATCCAGCTCCTTTCAGAGAAGGATGCAGGCAGTACTGCACAGCAGGACCGGCCGGCAACAGTACCTGATGAGGCTGACGACCGGACCTGGGAGCGGATCGTTGAAAAGTCAAAAAATCCCGTGGCAGTTATGTTCTATTCACCCGCCTGCTCGTTCTGCCACCAGATGGATCCGTATTTCGCGAAGTATGCCGGTGACTATAATAATTCAGTTCTCTTTGTCCGGCTCAATATCCAGTCAGACCCGTGGACAGCCGAGCGGTACGGGGTCCGGAGCATCCCGACATTCAAGTTCTTCTGTGAGGGAAAGCCGGTCCAGGAAATAGTCGGTGCGGTGCACCCGGCCCTTTTGAAAAAAATGATCGATGACGTGCTGCTTCACGGAAAGGAATGTGCAAAGAATTCAACCCGGATAGATTATGATATCACCGGGTACGGGTAA
- a CDS encoding NADP-dependent malic enzyme: MAFSPGSDDIYQEALALHARHHGKLEIRSKVPLRNRHDLSLAYTPGVAEVCRKISKNKNLAYRYTLKANTIAIVTDGSAVLGLGNIGGYAAIPVMEGKAILFKEFAGIDAFPICFEKFDSDFVDQVRNIAPVFGGINLEDIAAPKCFEVEDALQDLGIPVMHDDQHGTAVVVLGALLNACRVTRKKFTDLNIVICGAGAAGFAITRLLKCIGYDPSVCTMVNEIVVCDTQGTIFRGREGLYRNKYKFIIAEETNKPALSGSLADALNGADVVIGVSSPGVITEEMVRSMNRDAIVFAMANPVPEIWPDAAKNAGAAVVGTGRSDFPNQINNVLGFPGIFRGALDARATRISDEMKIAAAHAIADYVKKPTRECIMPDILDKGVTKAVAKAVAEAAVQSGCSRPMD; this comes from the coding sequence ATGGCATTTTCCCCGGGAAGCGATGATATCTACCAAGAAGCCCTTGCCCTGCATGCACGACATCATGGGAAACTGGAGATCCGTTCAAAAGTTCCCTTGAGGAACCGGCACGATCTCTCCCTTGCATATACGCCGGGTGTCGCCGAAGTCTGCCGGAAAATTTCAAAGAACAAGAATCTTGCTTACCGGTATACGCTCAAAGCCAATACCATTGCAATCGTAACGGATGGATCGGCTGTGCTTGGGCTGGGGAATATCGGGGGATACGCAGCAATCCCGGTCATGGAGGGAAAGGCCATTCTCTTCAAAGAATTTGCCGGCATCGATGCATTTCCTATCTGTTTTGAAAAGTTTGATTCGGATTTTGTTGACCAGGTCAGGAATATCGCGCCAGTCTTTGGCGGGATCAATCTTGAGGATATTGCTGCACCGAAATGTTTCGAAGTCGAGGACGCGCTGCAGGATCTGGGTATACCGGTCATGCATGACGACCAGCACGGCACCGCGGTCGTTGTTCTCGGAGCCCTTCTCAATGCCTGCAGGGTTACCCGGAAAAAGTTCACGGATCTCAATATCGTAATCTGTGGCGCCGGGGCTGCCGGGTTTGCTATAACCCGGCTCCTCAAATGCATCGGGTACGATCCCAGTGTCTGTACCATGGTCAACGAGATCGTTGTCTGCGATACGCAGGGAACGATATTCCGGGGGCGGGAGGGACTTTACCGGAACAAATACAAGTTCATCATTGCCGAAGAGACGAACAAGCCTGCACTTTCTGGATCCCTTGCAGACGCATTGAACGGGGCCGATGTAGTTATCGGTGTCTCTTCACCGGGAGTTATCACGGAAGAGATGGTACGGTCAATGAACCGGGATGCGATCGTCTTTGCCATGGCAAACCCGGTTCCGGAGATCTGGCCGGATGCAGCGAAGAACGCAGGAGCTGCGGTGGTCGGGACCGGCCGCAGCGATTTTCCCAACCAGATCAATAATGTGCTCGGTTTCCCGGGAATATTCCGCGGGGCCCTGGATGCCCGGGCAACGAGAATCTCCGATGAGATGAAGATCGCCGCTGCCCATGCGATAGCCGATTACGTGAAAAAGCCCACGCGGGAATGTATCATGCCCGATATCCTGGATAAGGGCGTGACAAAAGCGGTTGCAAAAGCGGTGGCCGAAGCTGCCGTGCAATCCGGGTGCAGTCGCCCGATGGACTGA
- a CDS encoding tryptophan transporter yields the protein MKSKDIAIVGILLAIGAILRYFLAMLHTPLTPNMIIAFYCLAIILIRPKLLEALGIGLVAGVLSMLISSSMFPPANIISEPVGALVCFGLYAVLRERTRFAPSATTFVATLASGFTFAALAIIAIGATYLAKYNGDLMAFVVVFVPIVVITAVFNAIVVQFLYIPSSRVLLRGQE from the coding sequence ATGAAGTCAAAAGATATTGCCATTGTCGGAATCCTGCTCGCCATCGGTGCCATCCTCCGGTACTTCCTTGCGATGCTCCACACGCCCTTGACCCCGAACATGATCATCGCATTCTACTGTCTTGCGATCATCCTGATCCGGCCGAAGCTTCTCGAAGCCCTCGGGATCGGCCTGGTGGCCGGAGTATTATCCATGCTTATATCGAGTTCGATGTTTCCGCCGGCAAATATCATCAGCGAACCGGTTGGGGCCCTTGTCTGTTTCGGACTCTATGCCGTGCTCCGCGAACGGACCCGGTTCGCCCCGAGTGCAACTACCTTTGTTGCAACACTTGCAAGCGGATTTACGTTTGCCGCACTCGCGATCATCGCCATCGGCGCTACCTATCTGGCCAAGTACAACGGCGACCTGATGGCATTTGTTGTGGTCTTTGTCCCGATCGTAGTCATAACGGCAGTTTTTAATGCAATCGTTGTTCAGTTCCTCTACATCCCTTCCAGCAGGGTGCTTCTTAGAGGACAGGAATGA
- a CDS encoding energy-coupling factor transporter ATPase: MIELTNVSYTYPHAVQPALDRISLSLEKGRCVMVTGPSGAGKTSLCLAASGILHHEYGGKKEGTVIVDKKNVAEYSTLSELAQNVGVVFDDPEAQMIFTTVEEEILSALEHRGLSANVIEERLAEIIRTTYLENLKDRSPHNLSGGQKQRVALAATLALGNEILILDEPTSELDEHATRRIADILAGLKRQGKTILLIEHKFHHFQDMVDTLVILENGAITATGIPGQVLKDDRIRGMVSMDFSTIRKVKSLAKESEPIISVQDLTYSYGEVLALKGINLSIRRGEFIAIVGENGSGKTTLVKHFNRLLSPTSGNVIVNGKNTRDCTIATLARDVGLVFQNPDHMFFADTVREEIAYGVKNLNIGNQDAVIDSAINDAGLSGSSALYPRWLSRGERQRLAIACVVAMQPGVIVLDEPTTGLDGYESRLVIDMLKTLQEKGHTIIIITHNKEIAEHCADRVILMENGRIVSDTAGGA, translated from the coding sequence ATGATCGAGCTTACCAACGTCAGTTACACCTATCCACACGCGGTTCAGCCGGCTCTGGACCGCATCTCCCTTTCTCTTGAAAAAGGCCGGTGCGTTATGGTTACCGGACCTTCCGGGGCCGGAAAGACGTCGCTCTGTCTTGCAGCGTCGGGGATCCTGCATCACGAGTACGGTGGGAAGAAAGAAGGGACCGTGATCGTCGACAAAAAGAATGTGGCAGAATACAGCACTCTCTCGGAACTTGCGCAGAATGTCGGGGTTGTCTTTGACGATCCCGAAGCCCAGATGATCTTCACTACCGTTGAGGAGGAGATCCTGTCGGCTCTTGAGCACCGGGGCCTTTCTGCAAATGTCATCGAGGAGCGCCTGGCCGAGATCATAAGGACAACGTACCTGGAAAATCTCAAGGACCGATCCCCCCACAACCTCTCCGGGGGCCAGAAGCAGCGCGTTGCTCTTGCGGCCACCCTTGCCCTTGGCAACGAGATCCTCATCCTTGACGAGCCAACTTCGGAACTGGATGAACATGCAACCCGGCGGATTGCCGATATCCTGGCCGGGCTCAAACGCCAGGGAAAGACAATCCTGCTCATCGAACATAAATTCCATCATTTCCAGGATATGGTTGATACGCTTGTCATCCTGGAAAACGGGGCCATCACGGCAACGGGTATTCCAGGGCAGGTCCTGAAAGACGATCGGATCCGGGGCATGGTCTCCATGGATTTCTCCACGATCCGCAAGGTCAAATCATTGGCAAAAGAGAGCGAGCCTATCATCTCGGTACAGGATCTCACATACTCTTACGGGGAGGTTCTGGCCCTGAAGGGAATCAACCTGTCCATCCGCAGGGGCGAATTCATCGCGATTGTGGGGGAGAACGGATCGGGAAAGACAACCCTGGTCAAACATTTCAACCGGCTCCTGTCCCCGACCAGCGGCAACGTGATCGTGAATGGGAAGAATACGAGGGACTGCACCATCGCGACCCTTGCCCGTGATGTTGGCCTGGTCTTCCAGAACCCGGATCATATGTTCTTTGCCGATACCGTCCGGGAAGAGATCGCCTATGGGGTAAAAAACCTGAACATCGGGAACCAGGACGCGGTCATCGATTCGGCGATCAATGATGCCGGGCTGTCAGGATCCTCAGCACTCTATCCACGATGGCTCTCGCGGGGAGAACGGCAGCGGCTTGCCATTGCCTGCGTTGTTGCCATGCAGCCCGGCGTCATCGTCCTGGATGAACCCACAACCGGTCTGGACGGGTATGAGTCCCGCCTTGTCATAGACATGCTCAAGACTCTCCAGGAGAAAGGCCACACCATCATCATCATAACGCACAACAAAGAGATCGCAGAACATTGCGCAGATCGCGTCATCCTGATGGAGAACGGGCGTATCGTTTCCGATACAGCGGGGGGTGCCTGA
- a CDS encoding energy-coupling factor transporter transmembrane component T has translation MAEILQYVHKDAFLHRLHPYTKIFFIIIVSLMAIIATDIPFLILMVIAMLAFAAYGELLKESLQQLKLILLMSVIFILITVITMPNGETIAYIIPQGVPIIGGSIPITMGGLMIGVVLTLRFMILIFAFQLFLISTQPRDIVHAMERIHLPIDYILMFIIALRFIPTLQIEGQRIHEAQLARGFNPGTGFLGKIRSVAPIVIPLVSNALLRSNVLGLTIDMRGYRTGKRTHVRERVFLRGDYAVMGVLIVASGGFVILFLGRMV, from the coding sequence ATGGCTGAGATCCTCCAGTACGTACACAAGGACGCCTTTTTGCACCGGCTCCACCCGTACACCAAGATCTTCTTCATCATCATCGTCTCCCTCATGGCCATCATCGCCACCGACATCCCGTTCCTCATCCTCATGGTAATAGCCATGCTCGCGTTTGCGGCATACGGGGAGCTCCTGAAAGAGTCGCTCCAGCAGCTCAAACTGATCCTGCTGATGAGCGTGATCTTCATCCTCATAACAGTCATCACGATGCCAAACGGGGAGACGATCGCGTATATCATCCCGCAGGGTGTTCCGATCATCGGGGGATCAATTCCCATCACCATGGGCGGGCTCATGATCGGCGTTGTTCTCACGCTCCGCTTCATGATCCTGATCTTCGCCTTCCAGCTCTTCCTTATCTCAACGCAGCCCCGGGATATCGTCCATGCAATGGAGAGAATACACCTCCCCATTGATTACATTCTGATGTTCATCATTGCACTCCGGTTTATCCCGACCCTCCAGATCGAGGGACAGCGGATTCATGAGGCCCAGCTTGCCCGGGGGTTCAACCCGGGCACCGGGTTTCTCGGGAAGATCCGGAGTGTTGCCCCGATTGTCATTCCCCTGGTCTCCAATGCACTCCTCCGGTCAAATGTGCTCGGCCTCACTATCGATATGAGGGGATACCGGACCGGCAAGCGGACGCATGTCCGCGAACGAGTATTTCTCCGGGGAGATTATGCGGTGATGGGGGTACTCATTGTTGCCAGCGGAGGATTTGTCATCCTCTTCCTGGGCCGGATGGTATGA